A stretch of the Candidatus Microthrix subdominans genome encodes the following:
- a CDS encoding 4-hydroxy-tetrahydrodipicolinate reductase, which translates to MTIRVGVFGAGGRMGSAVCQAVAADSELELVAAVDPHHAGLDLSAVAGPTVGDLQIAHDADSLAAAGAQVVVDFTHLDAARANLAWLADAGIHAVVGTTGFDDVDLARFRSEFIRSNCVIAPNFAIGAILMMRLAADAAPYFETAEVIEYHHDQKVDAPSGTAMLTAERIADASAQWADDPTTTTVVEGARGGEAQPGVRIHSVRMRGMVAHQEVVLGTTGQTLTIRHDSYDRTSFMPGVVMAAKAIADRPGVTVGLDVLLDL; encoded by the coding sequence ATGACGATACGGGTCGGTGTGTTCGGGGCCGGGGGCAGGATGGGTTCGGCGGTGTGCCAGGCGGTGGCTGCCGACAGCGAACTGGAATTGGTGGCGGCGGTCGACCCGCACCATGCGGGGCTCGACCTGTCGGCGGTGGCCGGCCCGACGGTGGGCGACCTCCAGATCGCCCACGACGCCGATTCGCTGGCGGCCGCCGGCGCCCAGGTGGTCGTCGACTTCACCCATCTCGACGCCGCCCGAGCCAACCTGGCATGGCTGGCCGACGCAGGCATCCACGCCGTGGTGGGCACCACCGGCTTCGACGATGTCGACCTGGCCCGCTTCCGCTCGGAGTTCATCCGCTCGAACTGCGTGATCGCCCCCAACTTCGCCATCGGCGCCATCTTGATGATGCGCCTCGCCGCCGATGCTGCGCCTTACTTCGAGACCGCCGAGGTGATCGAGTACCACCACGACCAGAAGGTCGATGCGCCATCGGGCACGGCAATGCTGACCGCCGAGCGGATCGCCGACGCGTCGGCGCAGTGGGCGGACGACCCGACGACCACGACGGTGGTCGAGGGTGCCCGCGGCGGCGAGGCCCAGCCGGGCGTGCGCATCCACTCGGTGCGCATGCGGGGCATGGTCGCCCATCAGGAGGTCGTGTTGGGGACGACCGGCCAGACCTTGACCATCCGTCACGACAGCTACGACCGCACCAGCTTCATGCCCGGCGTCGTCATGGCCGCCAAGGCGATCGCCGACCGACCCGGCGTCACCGTCGGGCTGGACGTCCTACTCGACCTCTGA